Proteins from a genomic interval of Symmachiella macrocystis:
- a CDS encoding acyl-CoA thioesterase, whose translation MAVCRLTLRFNNYIVTNKASPPMTVDKQGRYLATKITMMPRDTNPHGTIFGGVILSHIDQSGAIGARYSIRKEGFPDCALVTVAMNRVEFHHPVYVGDVVSFYSHVERFGRTSITVHVTVEAERDGSALMLTEADVTYVAVQLIDGERRPVPIRGAE comes from the coding sequence ATGGCCGTTTGCCGGCTGACTCTGCGGTTCAATAATTACATCGTCACCAACAAGGCCAGTCCCCCAATGACCGTCGACAAACAGGGCCGTTACTTGGCCACCAAGATCACGATGATGCCCCGCGATACGAATCCGCACGGGACGATCTTTGGCGGCGTGATTTTGAGTCACATCGACCAGTCAGGTGCGATCGGTGCACGCTATTCGATTCGCAAAGAGGGTTTCCCTGATTGCGCGCTGGTGACAGTGGCTATGAACCGTGTCGAGTTTCACCACCCGGTCTATGTCGGTGACGTCGTTAGTTTTTACTCACACGTCGAACGCTTCGGCCGGACGTCGATCACCGTGCATGTTACGGTCGAAGCGGAGCGCGACGGCTCGGCGCTGATGCTGACCGAAGCGGACGTGACTTACGTCGCCGTGCAACTCATCGACGGCGAACGGCGACCGGTACCGATTCGCGGTGCCGAGTGA
- a CDS encoding NAD(P)H-hydrate epimerase, with amino-acid sequence MPQTPMSREQVRDVDRRAISEYGMPGVVLMENAGRGAAELLIELGIAGRVIICAGKGNNGGDGYVIARHLQNRGFEAEVWLFCDPTELSGDAAINYRILQAAGWAGRVIDDDADFAKLFAALQPDDWIVDALLGTGTRGALRPPFPEIIAAINQSAAKVFAIDLPSGMDCDTGEPLGTCVRAEQTATFVAPKLGFDQPGAVAWTGTVQVIDIGVPLDLIQPT; translated from the coding sequence ATGCCGCAAACTCCCATGAGCCGCGAACAGGTCCGGGACGTCGATCGTCGTGCGATTTCCGAATATGGCATGCCAGGAGTCGTGCTTATGGAAAACGCCGGCCGCGGTGCAGCGGAGCTGTTGATTGAGCTTGGCATCGCCGGGCGAGTGATCATCTGCGCCGGAAAAGGGAACAACGGCGGCGATGGTTATGTCATCGCTCGGCATCTACAAAATCGTGGTTTCGAGGCGGAAGTCTGGCTGTTTTGCGATCCGACCGAACTTTCCGGCGATGCGGCGATCAACTATCGCATCTTGCAGGCTGCCGGGTGGGCGGGTCGTGTGATTGATGACGATGCGGACTTCGCGAAGCTGTTTGCGGCACTACAACCGGATGATTGGATCGTCGATGCCTTGCTGGGAACCGGGACCCGTGGTGCGTTGCGTCCGCCGTTTCCCGAAATCATCGCAGCCATCAACCAATCCGCCGCCAAGGTGTTTGCTATCGATCTGCCGTCGGGCATGGATTGCGATACCGGTGAGCCGTTGGGGACCTGCGTGCGTGCCGAACAGACCGCCACGTTTGTCGCCCCGAAATTGGGATTTGACCAACCGGGCGCCGTAGCTTGGACCGGAACGGTGCAAGTGATCGATATCGGTGTCCCGCTCGATTTGATTCAACCAACGTGA
- a CDS encoding HigA family addiction module antitoxin, translating to MDRSISVEPFLPGEYIKEEMESREWTQDDLASVLGVTRQTVNRLLSGKSGVTPEMAHLLGAAFGTSANMWMNLQTSYELSKSEHDTKEIERRSAIFDQFPISALVKRKWIAKTKSCDELEKSLSSFLERDCLDSPSRFRVAARKSTGGKDGPQLAWFARVRKLSVVAPASKYKDGIDDCLSDLSHLLHDPKDVAVVPKVLSDHGIRLVVVKHLPKTKIDGVATWVKGEPVVGLSLRYGRIDNFWFTLLHELTHIKYRDEAPVDTEEMFKTDEESNIEIRANDEAASFLVPREKLDSFILRAGPLYYQRRVIQFANANGIHPGIVVGQLQRRGELDYSQLRKLLAPIRDRVIGKAITDGWGNNIQL from the coding sequence ATGGACAGATCAATTTCAGTTGAACCGTTCCTGCCGGGTGAATACATCAAAGAAGAAATGGAATCTCGGGAATGGACGCAAGACGATTTAGCGAGTGTGTTGGGGGTTACCCGCCAAACGGTGAACCGATTGCTGTCTGGTAAGTCAGGGGTAACTCCCGAGATGGCGCACTTGTTGGGTGCCGCGTTCGGGACTTCTGCAAACATGTGGATGAATTTGCAGACTTCCTACGAGCTATCAAAGTCGGAACACGACACGAAAGAGATTGAGCGGAGGTCCGCAATATTTGATCAGTTTCCGATCTCGGCACTCGTGAAAAGAAAGTGGATTGCGAAAACAAAATCCTGTGACGAGTTGGAAAAATCTTTGTCTAGCTTTCTGGAAAGGGACTGCCTGGATTCTCCGTCAAGGTTTCGGGTTGCAGCCCGCAAGAGCACAGGCGGTAAAGACGGGCCTCAGTTGGCGTGGTTTGCAAGAGTTAGAAAACTTTCAGTAGTTGCTCCAGCAAGTAAATACAAGGATGGAATCGACGATTGCTTGAGTGATTTGTCACATTTATTGCATGATCCAAAAGACGTCGCTGTCGTTCCTAAAGTGCTATCGGACCATGGAATAAGATTAGTGGTTGTGAAACACCTGCCGAAGACCAAAATTGATGGAGTCGCGACATGGGTCAAAGGAGAACCAGTTGTTGGATTATCGCTGCGTTATGGCAGGATCGATAACTTCTGGTTCACGCTATTGCACGAATTGACCCACATCAAATACCGCGATGAAGCTCCAGTCGATACCGAAGAGATGTTCAAAACCGATGAAGAGAGTAACATTGAGATAAGAGCAAATGACGAGGCGGCGAGCTTTCTGGTCCCAAGAGAAAAGCTCGATTCTTTCATCCTAAGAGCAGGTCCACTGTATTACCAGAGGCGCGTCATTCAGTTTGCCAACGCCAATGGTATTCATCCTGGTATTGTCGTTGGTCAGCTTCAAAGACGGGGTGAATTGGACTATTCGCAGTTGCGGAAATTGCTGGCCCCCATTCGTGATAGGGTCATCGGGAAAGCCATCACAGATGGGTGGGGCAACAACATTCAGTTGTAA
- a CDS encoding FAD-dependent oxidoreductase, whose product MMKPNVICPLPAKSVEIVPLNARILALLILVWTAQPVAAQQVLVEAESFPSHGGWKLDTQFIESMGSPYLLAHGLGRPVDDAVTEVEFPETGEYRVFVRTMDWVARWKAPGQPGRFQLLIDGQPLSETFGTEGAEWSWQDGGMVQIKNKKTTLSLHDLTGFDGRCDAILFTKGDEPPPNESKILPKWRSQLLGIPEGPIEKGGYDLVVIGGGYSGMGAALSAARMGCKVALIQNRPVLGGNGSSEVRVWSQGLIRRGRYPRIGEIVEEFADKAKKSPGTYEEFEDAKKERIIRAEPNIDLFLNHHAFDVKTEGKKITAVDAFDTHSGAQKRFRGRLYVDGTGHGTIGYLAGADWEMTPKGRMGMSNMWAWDEREKPVAFPQTPWALDLAMKDFPYPRDHHGQWFWESGFDKDAIGGAEAIRDWNLRAVYGAFNAMKNRDGADKHTTAFLTWIAYIGGPRESRRLMGDVVLTQEDIVDKRQFTDGCVPSTWSIDLHYPKKQYAEKFADNPFISVAVHDRRIDRGYGYPVPYRCFYSRNIENLFMAGRCISVTHQALGTTRVMKTCGMMGEVIGRAASLCVLNDCMPRQVYKEHWEAMVDLLKLPGKARRMTVNDEIVIPEDALSLAGPFGPMTGLDPSKLEGIVIDDKQAEQTGSWTVGEGLPGYVGWNYLYAFKDASIRFDLPIAKSGTYEVRIAYQPHENRGNQVPVMISTGDKGRTVRVNMKQKPPLEQGFISLGTFDFTKGEKNFVEITTKGAGGCVHADAVQIVRKD is encoded by the coding sequence ATGATGAAACCTAACGTCATCTGCCCCCTGCCGGCCAAATCTGTGGAGATAGTTCCCTTGAATGCTCGAATCCTGGCCCTGTTGATTCTCGTTTGGACAGCCCAACCTGTCGCAGCGCAACAAGTCCTCGTCGAAGCGGAAAGCTTTCCGTCACACGGCGGATGGAAGCTCGATACGCAATTCATCGAGAGCATGGGTTCTCCGTATTTATTAGCGCACGGATTGGGACGCCCGGTCGACGATGCGGTGACCGAGGTCGAGTTCCCCGAAACCGGCGAGTATCGTGTGTTCGTGCGGACCATGGATTGGGTCGCCCGCTGGAAAGCACCGGGACAACCGGGGCGGTTTCAACTGCTCATCGACGGCCAACCGCTTTCGGAAACGTTCGGTACCGAGGGGGCGGAATGGTCCTGGCAGGATGGTGGCATGGTTCAAATCAAAAACAAAAAGACCACGTTGTCCCTGCACGACTTGACCGGGTTCGACGGACGTTGCGATGCCATTCTGTTTACAAAAGGGGACGAACCGCCGCCCAATGAATCCAAAATCTTGCCGAAGTGGCGCAGCCAATTGCTGGGAATTCCCGAAGGACCGATCGAAAAAGGTGGCTATGACTTGGTCGTTATTGGCGGGGGCTACTCCGGCATGGGTGCCGCGCTCTCCGCAGCGCGCATGGGATGTAAGGTCGCTCTGATCCAAAACCGTCCGGTGCTGGGTGGAAACGGTTCTAGCGAAGTCCGTGTTTGGTCGCAGGGACTGATACGTCGCGGACGCTATCCGCGGATTGGCGAAATTGTGGAAGAGTTCGCGGACAAAGCCAAAAAATCCCCCGGCACCTATGAGGAATTTGAAGACGCGAAAAAAGAACGCATCATTCGAGCGGAACCAAATATCGATTTGTTTCTCAACCACCATGCATTCGATGTAAAAACCGAAGGCAAAAAGATCACAGCGGTTGATGCGTTCGACACACACAGCGGCGCTCAGAAACGATTTCGCGGCCGACTCTACGTCGACGGGACCGGCCACGGCACGATTGGATATTTGGCTGGCGCGGATTGGGAGATGACCCCCAAAGGCCGTATGGGAATGAGCAACATGTGGGCTTGGGACGAAAGGGAGAAACCTGTCGCATTTCCACAAACGCCCTGGGCTTTGGATTTGGCGATGAAGGATTTCCCCTATCCCCGCGACCATCATGGGCAATGGTTTTGGGAAAGTGGGTTCGATAAAGATGCAATCGGCGGAGCGGAGGCGATTCGCGATTGGAATTTGCGAGCGGTGTACGGCGCTTTCAACGCGATGAAAAACCGCGACGGCGCCGACAAACATACCACGGCATTTTTAACTTGGATCGCCTACATCGGCGGCCCGCGCGAATCGCGACGGCTGATGGGGGACGTGGTGCTCACGCAAGAGGACATCGTTGATAAACGGCAATTCACAGACGGTTGCGTGCCGAGCACCTGGTCGATCGATCTGCACTATCCCAAGAAACAATATGCGGAGAAATTCGCGGACAATCCTTTCATTTCCGTCGCCGTGCATGACCGGCGGATTGATCGTGGATACGGCTATCCGGTGCCTTACCGTTGTTTCTATTCGCGCAACATCGAGAACCTGTTCATGGCGGGCCGCTGCATCAGTGTCACACACCAAGCGCTGGGGACCACACGGGTGATGAAGACCTGCGGCATGATGGGCGAAGTCATCGGCCGCGCCGCCAGTCTGTGTGTCCTGAATGATTGTATGCCGCGACAGGTCTACAAAGAGCACTGGGAAGCCATGGTCGATTTACTGAAATTGCCCGGCAAAGCACGCCGCATGACGGTCAACGACGAGATCGTTATCCCCGAAGACGCCCTATCTCTCGCCGGCCCGTTTGGCCCCATGACCGGTTTGGATCCCTCGAAACTCGAAGGCATTGTGATCGACGATAAGCAGGCCGAACAAACCGGAAGTTGGACCGTCGGCGAGGGCCTGCCCGGTTACGTGGGATGGAATTACCTGTACGCGTTCAAGGACGCCAGCATCCGTTTTGACCTACCGATTGCAAAGAGCGGAACCTATGAGGTCCGGATTGCCTATCAGCCGCACGAAAATCGTGGCAATCAGGTGCCGGTCATGATTTCGACAGGCGACAAAGGCCGGACGGTACGCGTGAATATGAAACAAAAACCACCGCTGGAACAGGGGTTCATTTCACTCGGCACGTTTGACTTCACCAAGGGCGAAAAGAACTTCGTGGAAATTACCACCAAGGGTGCCGGCGGTTGCGTGCATGCGGATGCTGTTCAAATTGTGCGGAAGGATTGA
- a CDS encoding YegP family protein, producing the protein MAEDKWEVYKDTSGEWRWRRVAPNGNIVGASTQGYVNRSDCEDNARRNGWPG; encoded by the coding sequence ATGGCCGAGGACAAATGGGAAGTTTATAAAGACACCTCAGGCGAATGGCGCTGGCGACGGGTGGCCCCCAATGGAAATATTGTTGGCGCTTCCACACAGGGCTATGTGAATCGGTCCGACTGCGAAGACAACGCGCGACGCAACGGTTGGCCCGGCTAG
- a CDS encoding phosphotransferase enzyme family protein, with the protein MQDDKQQGVLRRVLANYSSQYHPTQCVPVNQAGFSGARVWKATTASGEFAVRQWPAEGLHSDRLLGLHQLLHHLRDQHIKWIAPPVTAVSGTTLVDVGSHLWQLEPWMPGAADYLVQPSEAKLSAALRALASWHRAAATFRPSENHRQWFASHDNAASPGIGERLRLVVKWNSKRLDMASRSVEGHAWSEFQAVASQLISAFKSMAPRVADELRMAAGLRFRLQPCLRDVWHDHILFVGEEVTGIIDPSACRSETVAGDIARLVGSLVGDDRRGWETALTAYQSVCRLSIDEWAAVELFDRSGVLLSGMTWVQWIAMEGRPVDDRERVLARMTAILTRLQNIGG; encoded by the coding sequence ATGCAAGACGACAAGCAACAGGGCGTGCTCCGCCGGGTGCTGGCCAATTATTCGTCGCAGTATCATCCGACGCAGTGCGTGCCGGTCAACCAAGCCGGTTTTAGTGGCGCGCGCGTTTGGAAAGCGACAACGGCATCGGGAGAGTTCGCCGTGCGTCAATGGCCCGCAGAGGGGCTGCACAGCGACCGTCTCCTTGGCTTGCATCAACTGTTACATCACCTGCGTGACCAACACATCAAATGGATCGCCCCCCCGGTCACGGCCGTAAGCGGGACCACCTTGGTCGATGTCGGCAGTCACCTTTGGCAATTGGAACCCTGGATGCCGGGAGCAGCCGATTATCTGGTGCAGCCATCTGAGGCCAAATTGTCCGCCGCCTTGCGCGCGTTGGCCAGTTGGCATCGTGCCGCGGCAACATTCCGCCCCAGTGAAAACCACCGGCAATGGTTTGCCTCACATGATAACGCGGCATCTCCTGGAATCGGCGAGCGGTTGCGGCTGGTTGTCAAATGGAACTCAAAACGTCTCGACATGGCTTCCCGATCCGTTGAGGGACATGCCTGGTCGGAGTTCCAGGCTGTAGCAAGCCAATTGATCTCTGCGTTCAAAAGCATGGCGCCGCGTGTTGCTGATGAACTCCGCATGGCGGCAGGTCTTCGATTTCGTTTGCAACCCTGCCTGCGGGATGTTTGGCATGACCACATTTTATTCGTCGGTGAAGAAGTGACCGGCATCATTGATCCCAGCGCCTGTCGCAGCGAAACGGTCGCCGGCGATATCGCGCGGCTCGTGGGGAGTTTGGTCGGCGATGACCGTCGCGGCTGGGAAACGGCATTGACCGCCTACCAATCGGTCTGCCGGTTATCGATCGATGAGTGGGCGGCGGTAGAGCTCTTTGATCGTAGCGGCGTGCTGCTCAGCGGAATGACCTGGGTGCAATGGATCGCCATGGAAGGCCGTCCGGTCGATGACCGAGAGCGCGTGTTGGCTCGCATGACGGCAATTTTAACGCGACTGCAGAATATAGGTGGATAA
- a CDS encoding FMN-binding protein, with protein sequence MSTAGKARSWRRWLIHAVRVALFAAIVVMIHRQHERFTSAQQAQPQQPLSLEQVRPFFPAVASVESESAENIVRDAAGEQLGTILQTSPTSDHIIGFSGPTNVLIAIDKNDRLLGIEILSSGDTRDHVRQIREDSAFFASFVGRPRAEAAGHVDAVSGATLTSLAITEAVMHRLGGAAESLRFPQPLTLADAQPLFPTATAVIKDESSPALWHVEAADEQPLGTLLRTSPAADNIVGYQGPTETRIAFDPHGRVIGIALGNSYDNEPYVTYVREDEYFLSLFNDLNLDRLAALDLQQANVEGVSGATMTSMAVAAGLVHTAQQEKLTQATAQQRQSTWKIAPHDYGTAAVILVAMVIGMTRLRSQRTLRISFQCVLIGYLGLIAGNMVSMAMLVGWAQHGIAWRSASGLVILTAAALLLPMTTRRNLYCSHLCPHGAAQDLLKRRLSWQLRIPKRLARALLVLPALLLAWCVIVGMLALSVSLVDIEPFDAWVFRVAGWATISVAVVGLIASLFVPMAYCRYGCPTGALLKFLRYHSHSERWTARDWAAVGLAGLALCLSFT encoded by the coding sequence ATGAGTACCGCAGGGAAGGCGCGCAGTTGGCGGCGATGGCTGATCCACGCGGTCCGGGTTGCGCTGTTCGCCGCCATTGTGGTGATGATCCACCGGCAGCATGAGCGGTTCACTTCCGCCCAACAAGCGCAGCCTCAACAACCACTCAGCCTGGAGCAAGTACGGCCTTTTTTCCCGGCGGTGGCATCCGTCGAGAGTGAATCGGCGGAGAACATCGTTCGTGATGCCGCGGGCGAGCAACTGGGCACGATCCTACAGACCTCCCCGACCAGCGACCACATCATCGGTTTTTCCGGACCGACAAATGTCCTGATCGCGATCGATAAAAACGACCGATTGCTGGGTATCGAGATTCTTTCCAGCGGCGACACACGAGATCACGTGCGTCAGATTCGCGAAGATAGTGCGTTTTTTGCATCCTTCGTTGGCCGACCCCGCGCCGAAGCGGCGGGCCATGTCGATGCGGTTTCGGGAGCGACGCTAACGAGCTTGGCGATTACCGAAGCGGTGATGCACCGGTTGGGTGGCGCCGCCGAGTCTTTACGTTTTCCACAACCGCTGACCTTGGCTGATGCACAACCATTGTTTCCAACGGCAACCGCCGTCATAAAAGACGAATCGTCGCCGGCGCTCTGGCACGTGGAAGCCGCCGACGAACAGCCGCTGGGAACGCTACTTCGCACATCACCGGCTGCTGATAACATCGTGGGCTATCAAGGACCCACCGAAACACGAATCGCGTTCGATCCCCACGGACGCGTCATCGGAATCGCCTTAGGAAACAGTTACGACAACGAGCCGTACGTGACCTATGTCCGTGAGGACGAATACTTTCTGTCGCTGTTTAACGATCTGAATCTCGATCGGTTGGCGGCATTAGATTTGCAACAGGCGAACGTCGAAGGGGTCTCCGGCGCCACGATGACCAGCATGGCGGTTGCCGCTGGGTTGGTTCATACCGCTCAACAAGAAAAGCTAACTCAAGCGACGGCACAGCAACGCCAATCAACTTGGAAGATTGCGCCGCACGATTACGGCACGGCGGCGGTGATTTTGGTGGCGATGGTGATTGGCATGACGCGGCTGCGATCACAGCGGACATTGCGCATCAGTTTTCAGTGCGTGTTGATTGGTTATCTGGGACTGATCGCGGGCAATATGGTTTCGATGGCCATGCTCGTGGGCTGGGCGCAACATGGGATCGCCTGGCGGTCGGCATCCGGGTTGGTGATCTTGACCGCAGCAGCGCTCTTATTGCCAATGACCACGCGGCGCAATTTGTATTGCAGTCATCTCTGCCCGCACGGCGCCGCACAGGATTTGCTTAAGCGACGGTTGTCGTGGCAATTGCGGATTCCCAAACGGCTGGCACGGGCGTTGTTGGTTTTACCGGCATTGTTATTGGCGTGGTGCGTGATCGTGGGAATGCTAGCGTTGTCGGTGAGTCTGGTCGACATCGAGCCGTTTGACGCCTGGGTCTTCCGTGTCGCCGGCTGGGCTACGATCAGTGTGGCAGTCGTCGGCTTGATCGCGTCACTGTTCGTACCGATGGCATACTGCCGCTACGGTTGTCCGACTGGAGCGCTGCTCAAGTTCCTCAGGTATCACTCACACAGCGAACGTTGGACAGCCCGCGATTGGGCAGCCGTCGGACTTGCCGGACTGGCCCTCTGTTTGTCATTCACATAG
- a CDS encoding type II toxin-antitoxin system RelE/ParE family toxin, protein MDVEFSDSGLGFLEADPAAKTKLAPNVVRAYRKVMNIIRSAEDERDIRAMKSLRLEKLKGRRKHQHSLRLNDQMRLIIEFNLNTVLVVAVEDYH, encoded by the coding sequence ATGGACGTTGAGTTTTCCGATTCTGGACTGGGGTTCTTGGAAGCCGACCCCGCCGCAAAAACAAAACTTGCTCCAAACGTGGTGCGCGCATACAGAAAAGTTATGAATATTATCAGGAGCGCTGAAGATGAACGAGACATCAGGGCCATGAAATCATTGAGGCTTGAGAAGCTAAAAGGCCGCAGAAAACATCAGCACTCGCTTCGCCTGAACGACCAAATGAGACTAATAATTGAATTCAACTTGAATACCGTCCTTGTCGTGGCGGTCGAAGATTACCACTAA
- a CDS encoding SDR family NAD(P)-dependent oxidoreductase, producing MTVTYAERWGVVTGASSGIGTEFARQLAGRGMHLVLTARREDELKQLAEELYTAHGTKTEVITADLTNPTEPQRIYDEIKQRGIEVELLVNNAGIGFAGAIEQTDVSRMMEMIQVNITALTELTYLVLPEMLSRKAGGVINVASVAAFQPVAYNGVYSASKAYVLHFSESLWAETHQRGVIVMALCPGTTATNFFNASGVPHWLEKHPSQTPEAVVRAGLTGLDKRRQYYVSGRKNYILSLLVRLATRATVVKGSIKYFKPKKQK from the coding sequence TTGACGGTCACATATGCGGAGCGTTGGGGAGTCGTTACCGGAGCCTCATCGGGTATTGGCACGGAGTTCGCACGGCAACTTGCCGGACGGGGGATGCATCTGGTCCTGACCGCCCGTCGGGAGGATGAGTTAAAACAACTGGCCGAGGAACTCTATACGGCGCACGGCACCAAGACAGAGGTCATCACGGCCGATTTGACCAACCCGACGGAGCCGCAGCGAATTTATGATGAGATCAAACAGCGGGGCATCGAAGTGGAACTGCTCGTCAACAACGCCGGCATCGGCTTTGCGGGCGCCATCGAGCAGACAGATGTGTCGCGGATGATGGAAATGATTCAAGTCAATATCACTGCTCTGACTGAATTGACCTACTTGGTACTTCCGGAAATGCTGTCTCGCAAAGCAGGCGGTGTGATCAACGTCGCCTCTGTCGCCGCCTTTCAACCGGTGGCCTATAACGGCGTCTATTCCGCCTCGAAGGCGTACGTATTGCATTTTTCAGAATCGCTGTGGGCCGAGACGCATCAACGGGGAGTGATTGTCATGGCGTTGTGTCCGGGAACCACAGCGACAAATTTTTTCAATGCTTCCGGCGTACCGCATTGGTTGGAAAAGCACCCCTCGCAAACCCCTGAGGCGGTCGTCCGCGCCGGCCTGACCGGCTTGGACAAGCGGCGGCAATATTACGTTTCCGGTCGGAAGAACTATATCCTGTCGTTGCTCGTGCGCTTGGCAACGCGGGCTACGGTGGTAAAAGGTTCGATTAAATACTTCAAACCGAAGAAGCAGAAATAA
- a CDS encoding tetratricopeptide repeat protein, translated as MPDPQTQFTAAVALHQAGDLSAAEPVYRRVLQDVPHHLDAMYLLGTLLLQRGEFAAAVELLLQVCAAQPHVAAAHNNLGIAYKAQGQFEQAITCLNRALKQDANYVEAYFNLGQIYEEQQKWPLAEDCFVQHLALAPEDIESHVRLGFALTQQEKSAEAASAYEQVVRLQPDYAEIHSNLSYVYERLGRLEDAVAAAQQAVMLRPDYAEGHNNLGNALRSSHQLEAACAAFDRALEIQPDFPMARFNLATTQMLAGDLAAGWEGFEAIMSASPQTFLQPRWRGESLAGKTLLVHADEGFGDTLQFARFLAPAQAASGARIILHCQRGLGDLLRGTAGVAEVIVEGDFVPMTDAHISLLSLPGVLGVTGDTLPAAVPYLSVGDVESQFDDIIDPTQLNVGLVWQGNPVQPRDLVRSCPLSEMAPLIETDGTRFISLQVGAAGLQQLAAVDWRERVLDAGSGLTDFTQTAALINRLDLVITVDTAVAHLAGALGSDVWTLLSHTPDWRWQLERSDSPWYPTMRLFRQRDWGDWPSVMREVAVELRKVVSNRLS; from the coding sequence ATGCCCGACCCACAAACACAATTCACCGCAGCAGTTGCCCTGCACCAAGCTGGAGACCTTTCCGCAGCCGAACCGGTTTACCGTCGTGTGTTGCAGGATGTGCCGCACCACCTGGATGCGATGTACTTGCTCGGCACGTTGCTGTTGCAGCGGGGAGAGTTCGCTGCGGCTGTGGAATTGCTGTTACAGGTCTGCGCCGCTCAACCCCACGTCGCCGCTGCCCATAATAATTTGGGGATTGCCTATAAAGCGCAAGGCCAATTCGAGCAGGCAATCACGTGTCTGAATCGCGCACTCAAGCAGGACGCGAATTATGTAGAGGCGTATTTTAATCTGGGGCAGATTTATGAAGAGCAGCAAAAATGGCCCCTGGCAGAAGACTGCTTCGTCCAACACCTCGCGTTGGCTCCTGAAGATATTGAGTCTCACGTGCGACTCGGTTTCGCACTGACACAACAGGAGAAATCCGCCGAGGCCGCGTCTGCTTATGAACAGGTCGTACGCCTCCAACCCGATTACGCTGAAATCCATAGCAACCTGTCGTATGTCTACGAGCGACTCGGACGACTGGAAGACGCCGTCGCTGCAGCTCAACAGGCCGTTATGCTGCGTCCCGATTATGCCGAGGGCCACAACAATCTAGGGAATGCCCTCCGCTCCTCGCATCAATTAGAAGCGGCCTGCGCAGCGTTTGATCGCGCGCTTGAAATACAGCCCGATTTTCCGATGGCGCGATTCAACCTGGCAACGACTCAGATGTTGGCGGGTGACTTGGCGGCGGGTTGGGAAGGATTTGAAGCCATCATGTCGGCCTCGCCGCAGACATTTTTGCAACCGCGCTGGCGTGGGGAATCGTTGGCCGGAAAAACGTTGCTGGTGCATGCCGATGAAGGTTTCGGCGACACCTTGCAATTCGCGAGATTCCTCGCGCCCGCACAGGCGGCCAGCGGCGCACGAATTATCCTGCATTGCCAACGCGGTCTCGGCGATTTGTTGCGGGGCACTGCTGGAGTAGCGGAGGTCATCGTCGAAGGTGATTTTGTGCCAATGACCGATGCGCACATTTCGTTACTGAGCCTTCCAGGAGTCTTGGGAGTCACCGGCGACACATTGCCCGCAGCCGTTCCCTACTTAAGTGTTGGCGATGTGGAATCACAATTCGACGACATTATCGATCCCACCCAGTTGAACGTGGGTCTTGTTTGGCAGGGCAATCCGGTACAGCCGCGCGATTTGGTCCGGTCTTGCCCCTTGTCGGAAATGGCTCCACTGATCGAAACCGACGGGACACGATTCATCAGCCTGCAAGTGGGAGCCGCCGGCTTGCAACAACTAGCCGCCGTGGATTGGCGCGAGCGCGTCCTCGATGCGGGAAGCGGATTGACCGATTTTACGCAAACGGCGGCATTGATCAATCGTTTGGATCTGGTGATCACCGTCGACACAGCAGTCGCTCATTTGGCCGGTGCACTCGGCAGCGATGTCTGGACGCTGTTATCACACACTCCGGATTGGCGTTGGCAACTGGAGCGTAGCGACTCGCCGTGGTATCCCACAATGCGGCTCTTTCGCCAACGCGATTGGGGGGATTGGCCTAGTGTGATGAGGGAAGTTGCCGTTGAATTGAGAAAAGTCGTTTCGAACCGATTGAGTTAA